CGCAGATCATGGCACAGCAGTCGTATTTGAACCCCGGATAAATTTCCTCCGTCACCGCCGCGCCGCCCAGGACGTTCCGGGCCTCGAGGACCAGAACTTTCTTTCCGCTCTTCGCGAGGTACGCGGCGGTCGTGAGGCCGTTGTGGCCCCCTCCTATAACGATTGCGTCGTATTGGCTGCTCATTTTCTTAAGTCTCCTGCTAGGTATCCTCTATCGTTTCCGGTTTCAAAGTCTTCCGCTTTTAAAATCCTTGAGCATCTCCAGCGCGGCCAGCCATCCCGGCGCTCCCATGACGCCGCCTCCCGGATGGGCGCCGGAGCCGCACATATAAAGGCGGTTCACGGGCATGCGGTACTGCGCCCACCCCGGCACGGGGCGCATCATGAAAAGCTGATCGGCCGAGAGGTCGCCATGGAAAATGCTGCCGCCGGTGAGGCCGAACTCCTGCTCGTAATCCCAGGGCGAGAGCACCTGGCGGTGCAGAATGATGTCTTTCAAATTGGGCGCGTGCTCGCACAAGGTGTCTATCACGTTATCGCCGAACGTCTCACGGTGGTCGTCCCAGGGACCGGCCTTGAGATGGTAAGGAGCGTAGCGGACGGAGGCGGACATCACGTGCTTTCCGGGCGGCGCCATCGAGGGATCCACCAGGGAGGGAATTACGACGTCGAGGTAGGGCCTGTGCGAATATTTTCCGTACTTTGCGTCGTCGTATGCGCGCTCCAGGTAGTCCGTGCTCGGGGCGATGGTGATGAACCCTCGCAGGTGCGGGCCGTCTCCGGGAAGAGCCGTGAAGTTCGGAAGTCCGTCGAGGGCCAGGTTGACCATGCCGGAGCAGCCCCGGACCTTGTATTGTCGAATTTTTTCATAAAACTCCGCCGGCATGTCCCCGGGGTCGAGCATTTTCAGAAATGTGAGGGGCGGATCCACGCCCGAGGCGACCGCCTTCGCGCGAATCTCCTCGCCGCTTTCCAGCACCACGCCGGCCGCCGCGCCGTCTCGGACGAGAATCTTCGAGACCGGTGCCTCCGTGCGGATCTCGGCGCCGTATTTTCTCGCCGCCCCGGCGAGGGCGTCGGCCAGGGCCCCCATGCCTCCGCGGAGGAAGCCCCACGAGCCGGTGTCCCCGTCCAGTTCCCCCATGTAGTGGTGAAGGAGCACGTAGGCCGTCCCGGGAGAGCGGATGCTCAGGAACGAACCGATGACTCCGCTGGCGGACGTTTGGGCTTTCATAACGTCCGACTCGAAAAACATCTCGGCAAGCTCGAGCGAGCTCATGGTCATGAGCTTGGCGCAGGAATAGGCGTCTTTACCGAGCCCCCGGAAACGCATCCCGAGGCGGAAGAGCTTGAGGAGCTCGCGCGGATGAGACGACAACGGGTCGGGGGGGACCATGGAAAGGAAGGGATTGGCGACCCTCGCAAGGGTTGCCATGAATTCATGATATTTCGGATAGGCGTCCGCGTCATGTTTGGAAAAGCGGCTGATCTGTCTCCGGTTTTCCTCCTCGTCCTCCGCGAGGAAGAGGTGATTCCCGTCCGGCAGCGGAACGAAGTTGCTGTTAACGGGGATGACGTGGTAACCGTGGCTTTCAAGATCCAGATCCCGGATGATCTCGGGCCGCATCAGGCTCACCGTGTACGATAAAACCGTGTACTTGAACCCCGGATAAATCTCTTCCGTCACGGTGCAGCCGCCCAACACGTACCGCCGCTCGAGGACCAGAACCTTTTTTCCGGCCTTCGCCAGGTACGCGGCGGCCGTGAGGCCGTTGTGGCCTCCACCTATGATGATTGCGTCGTACTTATTACCCATATAGTTAGAGCCTTCCACTCTTGAAGTCCTTGAGCATTTCCAGCGCGGCCAGGCGCCCCGGCGCTCCCATCACCCCGCCTCCCGGATGGGCGCCGGAGCCGCACAGGTAAAGACGATGCACGGGCATCCGGTACTGCGCCCACCCCGGCACGGGGCGCATCATGAAAATCTGCTCGGCCGCGAGGTCGCCGTGGAAAATATTGCCGTCCGTGAGGCCGTACTCCTCCTGAAAATCCCAGGGCGTGAGTACCTGGCGGTGGAGAATGATGTCTTTCAGATTGGGCGCGTACTCGCTCAGGGTGTCTACCACGGCGTCGCCGAACGCCTCGCGTTGTTCGTTCCAGTGGGTGTCCTTGAGCGTGAAGGGAGTGTACCGGGCGGAGACGAACATCACGTGCTTGCCCGGCGGCGCCAGCGAGGGATCCACCATGGAGGGAATGACACACTCGAGGTAGGGTCTGCTCGAAAAGCTTCCGTACTTGGCTTCGAGGTAGGCGCACTCCAGGTAGTCGGTGCTCGGGGCGATGTTAAAGAACCCTTTCATGTGCGGTCCGTCGCCCGGCCTGCAGGTGAAGTTCGGAAGCCCGTCCAGGGCAAAGTTGACCTTGGCCGAGGCACCCCGAATCTTGTATTTTTGAATTTTTTTCAAAAACTCCGGAGGAACGTCCCCGGGGTCGAGCAGCTTCAGGAACGTGTGCTTCGGGTCCACGGACGAGGCTACCGCCTTCGCGCGAATCTCCTCACCGCTTTCCAGCACCACGCCGGTCGTCGCGCCGTTCCGGACGAGAATCTTCGAGACCGGCGCCTCCGTGTGGATCTCAGCGCCGAATTCTCTCGCCGCCCCGGCGATGGCGCCGCTCACGGTCCCCATGCCCTTTCGGGGAATGCCCCACTCGCTGCCCACGTCCACTTCCCCGATGTGGTGGTGAAGTAGCACGTAGGCGGTTCCGGGAGAACTGATGCCCAGGAACGTGCCGATGACTCCGCCGCAGGACGTCAGGGCCTTCATCACGTCCGATTCGAAATACCTTTCGGCGAAGTCGAGCGAGCTCATGGTCATGAGCTTTGCCAAAGAGAAGGAATCCTCGCCGAGCGCCCGGAATCGCTTTCCGAGACGAAGGAGCTTGCGTAGGTCGCGCGGACGGAACGACCTCGGATCGGGAGGGACCATGGAAAAGGTCGGATGAACGAACTCCGCAAGGCGCGTCATGAGCTGGTTGAATTCAAGGTGGGCGTCCGCATCGCGCTTGGAAAAACGGCTTATCTGTCTGCGGTTTTCCTCTTCGTCCTCCGTGAAGTGGAGATAATTTCCGTCCGGCAGCGGAGAGAAGTTGCTCTCAATGGGGATGATGTCGTAGCCGTGCTTCTCGAGCTCCAGCTCCCGGACGATCTCGGACCGCATCATGCCCACCACGTACGCCAAGACGGAATAAATGAATCCGGGAAAAACCTCCTCCGTAATGGTGCAGCCGCCCACGATGTGCCTTCGCTCGAGCACGAGCACCTTTTTCCCGCCCTTCGCCAAATAGGCCGCGGCAATGAGGCCGTTGTGGCCGCTTCCTATGATAACGGCGTCGTACTGCTTGCCCATCTTCAGAGCCTCCCGCTTTTAAAATCCTTGAGCATTTCCAGCGCAGCCAGGCGTCCCGGCGCTCCCATCACCCCTCCCCCCGGATGGGCGCCGGAGCTGCACATGTAAAGGCGGTTCACCGGCATGCGGTACTGCGCCCACCCCGGCGCGGGGCGGAACATGAAAGTCTGCTCGACCGTGAGGTCGCCGTGGAAAATGTTGCCGCCCGTGAGGTTGAACTCGTTCTCGTAATCCCAGGGCGTGACGACCTGGCGGTGGAGAATGATGTCCTTCAAATTGGGCGCGTACTCGCTCAGGGTGTCTATCACCGTGTCGCCGAGCGCCTCGCGGTGGTCGTTCCAGTGTCCGGCCTTGAGATTTAAGGGAGTGTACCGGCCGGAGATGGACATCACGTGCTTGCCGGGCGGCGCCATCGAGGGATCCAGCAAGGAAGGAATCACGATGTCGAGGAAGGGCCTGCGCGAAAAGTTTCCGTACTTGGCTTCGTCGAAGGCGCGCACCAGGTAGTCGGGGCTCGGGGCCACCATAAGGGTCCCACGCAGGTGCGGGCCGTCGCCCGGCATGCAGGTGAAATCGGGAAGAGCGTCCAGGGCCAGATTGACCTTGCACGATGCGCCTACCACGGTGTATTTGCGGATTTTATCCAGAAACTCCGTAGGAACGTCCCCCGGGTCGAGCAGCTTCAGGAACGTGACCTTCGGGTCGACGCCCGAGGCGACCGACTTCGCGCGAATCTCCTCGCCGCTTTCAAGCACCACGCCCGTCGCCGTGCCGTTCCGGACGAGAATTTTCGAAACCGGCGCCTCCGTGCGAATCTCGACGCCGTGGCTCTTTGCGGCCTTTGCGATGGCTTCGGCCACGCCCCCCATGCCTCCGCGTTGAAAGCCCCACGTGCCGGTGGTCCCGTCCACGTCCCCCATACCGAGGTGAAGTAGCACGTAGGCCGTTCCGGGAGCGCGTATGCTCCCTTTGCCGAAGATTCCCCCGACTGCCGCTTGGGCCTTCATAACGTCCGACTCGAAGAACATCTCGGCAAGGTGGAGCGCGCTCATGCTCATGAGCTTGACGAAGGACAGGGAATCCTCGCCGAGCTCACGGAAGCCCTTCCAGAGGCGGAAGAGCTTGAGGAGCTCGCGCGGACTGAACGACATCGGATCGGGGGGGACCATGGAAAGGAAAGGGTGAACGAAACTCGCAAGCCTTGTCAGGAATTCATGGAATTCCGGATAGGCGTCCGCGTCACGCCGGGAAAAGCGGCTTATCTCCCTGTGGTTTTCCTTCTCGTCCTCCGAGAGGAAAAGGCGGTTTCCGTCCGGCAGCAGAGACAGGCTGGTGTGCATGGGGATGACGTCGTAGCCGTGCTTTGCAAGCTCAAGCTCCCGGATGATCTCGGGCCGCATCAGGCTCACCACGTACGATAAAACCGTGTACTTGAACCCCGGATAAATCTCCTCCGTCACGGTGCAGCCGCCCAACACGTACCGCCGCTCGAGCACGAGCACCTTTTTCCCCGCCTTCGCCAGGTACGCGGCGGCCGTGAGACCGTTGTGTCCGCCTCCCACGATAATTGCGTCGTAGATTTTGGCCATAGTCTATTTTCTCTTGGAGTGGTGTTCAGGAACGGGGGTGCCGCGCGCGGTGCTGGAAGCGAGGGATTTGCCGGCAACGCTTTTGCTTAAGGCAAATCTTTCGCTTCGTCATGGAAAAGGTAAGGATAGGGGAAAACCCCTTGAGAATCAAGATTTGGCAGAGCGGTGCCGGTCGAACGCGTTTTTTCCGAGGCATCTTTCTCCAAGATTCTTGACACGACATTCTTTCGCGGAGTAAATTGTACTTGGTTCGTCCATCGGAACGGCTCAAATTGTAGGGACAGAGAAAAAGAGGGAACGTTTCAGCGGAAAGTCGCCGCGGTCGAAAGTGAGGGTCGGGCCGATGCGGTCGCGTTGTTCTTCCGGTTAGGCAAAAGAGCGGAGCATGGCCGAACGCTACGACGCCATCATAATCGGAGGCGGGCACAACGGCCTCGCGTGCGCCGCTTACCTGGCGAAGGCGGGGAAAAAGGTGCTCGTGCTGGAGCGAAGGCACGTCCTGGGCGGCTGCGCCGTGACGGAGGAGATTTATCCGGGCTTTAAGTACACGGTTCTGTCCTACGTGGTGAGCCTGCTCCGGCCCGAGGTAATCCGCGAGCTCGAGCTTACGAAGTACGGCCTCGACATCATTCCCCTCGACTGCGCCTTCACTCCGCTCCCGGACGGAAACTACCTCACCCGCTGGGGCGACCGTGAAAAAACCTACCGCGAAATCAGCCGCTTCTCCCGCCGCGACGCGGAAGCCGTCCGGGAATTCGGAAGGCTCATGGTGCAGCTTGCCTGGTTCGTGAAGCCGATTCTCGCCATGACGCCTCCCGACCCGGCGTCCCTCGACCCCCGCGAGCTTTTCAA
The DNA window shown above is from Acidobacteriota bacterium and carries:
- a CDS encoding NAD(P)/FAD-dependent oxidoreductase is translated as MGNKYDAIIIGGGHNGLTAAAYLAKAGKKVLVLERRYVLGGCTVTEEIYPGFKYTVLSYTVSLMRPEIIRDLDLESHGYHVIPVNSNFVPLPDGNHLFLAEDEEENRRQISRFSKHDADAYPKYHEFMATLARVANPFLSMVPPDPLSSHPRELLKLFRLGMRFRGLGKDAYSCAKLMTMSSLELAEMFFESDVMKAQTSASGVIGSFLSIRSPGTAYVLLHHYMGELDGDTGSWGFLRGGMGALADALAGAARKYGAEIRTEAPVSKILVRDGAAAGVVLESGEEIRAKAVASGVDPPLTFLKMLDPGDMPAEFYEKIRQYKVRGCSGMVNLALDGLPNFTALPGDGPHLRGFITIAPSTDYLERAYDDAKYGKYSHRPYLDVVIPSLVDPSMAPPGKHVMSASVRYAPYHLKAGPWDDHRETFGDNVIDTLCEHAPNLKDIILHRQVLSPWDYEQEFGLTGGSIFHGDLSADQLFMMRPVPGWAQYRMPVNRLYMCGSGAHPGGGVMGAPGWLAALEMLKDFKSGRL
- a CDS encoding NAD(P)/FAD-dependent oxidoreductase, whose protein sequence is MGKQYDAVIIGSGHNGLIAAAYLAKGGKKVLVLERRHIVGGCTITEEVFPGFIYSVLAYVVGMMRSEIVRELELEKHGYDIIPIESNFSPLPDGNYLHFTEDEEENRRQISRFSKRDADAHLEFNQLMTRLAEFVHPTFSMVPPDPRSFRPRDLRKLLRLGKRFRALGEDSFSLAKLMTMSSLDFAERYFESDVMKALTSCGGVIGTFLGISSPGTAYVLLHHHIGEVDVGSEWGIPRKGMGTVSGAIAGAAREFGAEIHTEAPVSKILVRNGATTGVVLESGEEIRAKAVASSVDPKHTFLKLLDPGDVPPEFLKKIQKYKIRGASAKVNFALDGLPNFTCRPGDGPHMKGFFNIAPSTDYLECAYLEAKYGSFSSRPYLECVIPSMVDPSLAPPGKHVMFVSARYTPFTLKDTHWNEQREAFGDAVVDTLSEYAPNLKDIILHRQVLTPWDFQEEYGLTDGNIFHGDLAAEQIFMMRPVPGWAQYRMPVHRLYLCGSGAHPGGGVMGAPGRLAALEMLKDFKSGRL
- a CDS encoding NAD(P)/FAD-dependent oxidoreductase, translating into MYDAIIVGGGHNGLTAAAYLAKAGKKVLVLERRYVLGGCTVTEEIYPGFKYTVLSYVVSLMRPEIIRELELAKHGYDVIPMHTSLSLLPDGNRLFLSEDEKENHREISRFSRRDADAYPEFHEFLTRLASFVHPFLSMVPPDPMSFSPRELLKLFRLWKGFRELGEDSLSFVKLMSMSALHLAEMFFESDVMKAQAAVGGIFGKGSIRAPGTAYVLLHLGMGDVDGTTGTWGFQRGGMGGVAEAIAKAAKSHGVEIRTEAPVSKILVRNGTATGVVLESGEEIRAKSVASGVDPKVTFLKLLDPGDVPTEFLDKIRKYTVVGASCKVNLALDALPDFTCMPGDGPHLRGTLMVAPSPDYLVRAFDEAKYGNFSRRPFLDIVIPSLLDPSMAPPGKHVMSISGRYTPLNLKAGHWNDHREALGDTVIDTLSEYAPNLKDIILHRQVVTPWDYENEFNLTGGNIFHGDLTVEQTFMFRPAPGWAQYRMPVNRLYMCSSGAHPGGGVMGAPGRLAALEMLKDFKSGRL